The nucleotide window TCGCCTCCTGGccgagcacagtgcctggccggACCCTCATCTGGGCCTGGTCCCCGAGGTGGCAGAACTCCCACCCCCAGCAAAGAGTTGGGGGAGCCAAGTGTCGTTTCCTCCGTGGGGCAGGTCTTCTGTCCAGGCCGTGCTCCTTGGCCAGCGGCGCAGGTCTCACTGGGTGGACGCGCCCACCTGGCCCCCCAGACACATTGTCTAGTGCTGTTGGACCAGAGGGCGTGTGGGGACCAGCCGCCCTCAGCCCTGCAGAGCGCCCAGGGCAGCGGGCATCCTGGCCTTAGGCCCCGAGGCCAGAGGGGACGCCTCTGTGCTGCGAGAAAACAGACCGATCCAGCCCGGGGAGGGGGGTGGTTACCGCTCTCCTCTGGCTGCCAGTGCGTGGCCTGCACAGCTGAGCTTCGCATGTGCACGACCCTGAGCAGGTGTGTGTGCCCCCTGGGGGTGCAGGGAGGCCCCTCATCCTGACGGCCCGGGGCGCCCTGGACAGACGCCTGCCTCCATGCAGGTGGCGGATCTCAGGGCAGCGCGGCGCCTGTCTGGGCGGGTGGAGCCCTGTCACCTGCACATCCCACAAGGGCTCACGGATGCAGTCGTGGACCTGAGCAGGGAGGTGACTGAGTGGCCGCTTGCTCCAGCCGGGCAGCCGCCTGGGTGGCATGCACTCCCACGTGCTCCATGCTGGGCCCAGCCCGGGCAGCCCCGCTGCGCCGTGTTCAGGCGGCATCTCCCTCAGCCCTGCCTGCGTGTCTGTGTTCGAGGCCTGAGTCTGAGCCTTCCTCTCTGAGCCCTGGGCCCTTTGGGGCTGGTCCTGCCCTTGCTGctgggcttctcttgctgtgtcCCGTGCAGGTTAGCGCTGGGCGGCTCTGTGCCCTGCTGGTTCCCGGCTCTGCATTGCGGTTAGTGGGATCCGCCCTTCTGTACTGCTAGGGTCGCCCCAGAGCTGGGAACGTGGGGGGTGGTATGCCCCAGCGCTCTGTGTGTGCGGACGTCACGCCGTGCGCTCAGGCCTCAGCCCGGTGCCACGAGCTGCATCTGGAACGTTCTCTCTCCGTTCTTTCCTCCCCCACGTACGTTGTCGCTTTCTGTTTTAAGATGTCCAAGGTGTAGGGCATAAGAAACAGAGCGCGGCACGGCAGGGCAGGCCCATGGGGTGGGGACTGCCAGCATCCGGGGGCTCCTGAGGTCCCCAGATGTGCAGGCCAGGGCCCAGCGTCCAGGCCCTCGtgctgccaggccctggggctcTCAGTGCAGCACTGGGGGTGGGGACTCAGAAACCCAGGGTGAGCTTCGTCTTCGATGGCCCAAAGCCCTCCTTccgccccttccccacctctgggCCTTAGCACAGGGTGTAGGCTGCTCCGCCAGTGGGTCCAGGGCCTGCTGCCTGCAGGGAGGAGCCCCCCCAGGTTTGCCTGGCTGGGCTGGCCTGCAGGGCCTTTGGGGCTCAGGCACTAAGTATGGCCCTTGGGAGCACGAGGTGGGGGACGCTGGAAGCCCCCCCGGCCCGGTCTGCCTGCTGCTGTTGCACTGGTCTCTGGCGGTGGCCACAGTCCCAGCAGCCGTCCACACTCCACTCCACCCATATCCAGCGGGCCCCACGGTTTGGTGCCTCTGACTTGGCTGACGCTCCTGGCCTGGCCGGACATGAAAGTCACAGGAGTGACAGCACTCCCAAATCGTACCCCCAAATCCTTGCAGACGTACACAGGTCCCTGGGTGACACACAGACCCCACAGTGGGGAGCGCCCTACGGGCAGACGCGTGTCCTGTCCTCCGTGGTGACGGACGCGCATGGCCGCTGAGCAGTCCTGCGTGGCGGCACCCTGTGGCGGTGGGGTGTCTCCTGGGACCCACGTCTTGGCGCTGTCCCTACAGGCTTCTCAGTCAGgcagcacccccaccccccgcgctGGGGCATGTGCACGGGGCACGTGCTCCCACCCGGGTCCTCGTTTGTGGGGAAGTGGCCATGGGCGCCCAGCCCCACTGCCGGGGAGCGTCCTGGGCTTCGAGGCGCCCAGCGGGGTCAGGAGCCGGAGGCCACAGGCTCACCTCCTCACACGGGGGGACGTGCGGCCATGGCCGCGCACAGCTCTGTCCCCGACTGCCTGCTGTCGCTGGCCCGTCCTTCCCAGGGCTTTGAGGAGGCCGCACTCCCTCGGGGCCCTGGCAGCCCCGTGCCCGCCCAGCCTCGCTCCACAAGCCCCTCTTCCGCTGCTTCCTCGTTTTCGTAACCGGTCGGCTGCGCTTCCTGGAGGGCGCACCGGGGTCCGGAGTCTCAGGGGCTGCTCGGCTTCCCGAGTTGCCTCCCCGCGTCCTGGGTGGACCAGGGCTCGGGGTGAGGCGGGGGCAGGAGGCGCCGGCCCTTCTCCGAAGTGGGAAGCCGCCTCTGCCGCGCGGCTCATCTGACACCCGCCACGAGGCTCCCTGAGGTTTCTCGGAATCGGAGGAGCCGGCGGGGCCGCTGTGGCTTCTCTCCCTTGAGAACTGGGCTCAGACAGGAAACCCCACCCTTGTGGGTGTCGCCCGGTCTAGGCATCACCACGACTCCTTTCCCCTGAAAAGCAGCACCAAGTGGGTCTCTCTTTCCTGAGTGTTTTCAGGTCTGAGCAGACGGTCCCTGCTGTCTGTGGGACCCCCGAACCGTCTCCTGGGGCTGGGTGGGCAGGCTGTTTGTTGGGACAGCTGCCCTGTGCGGGGACCGACCCACAGGTCTGGGGCCCGAGGGCTACACGTTGCCTGGAGCAGAGTTAGGGAGCCTGGCTCCCTGCGCACACACCCACGTGTGCCGGCTCCTTCACCCTGGGGggcctggcccagcctggccccctGTCTCCTGAGTTCTGTGGTGATGGCTCTGCTGACCCTCGGGTCAGTTCTGGGGTTCAGTATTTTCTCCAAGTGCCCCCTGGGGCAGAaggagcccctcccccatccaccccacccctctTGAGGTCTGGCCTGGGGGTGATGGGCACTGTCCCCCAGCCCCTCGCCCTCAGTGGCCTCCCGGATACGCCCAGGCTCCGGCCGGGGCGGGGTTGGGGAGGCACCGTCCGTCCTCCAAAGACTGTTCTGTTTTCTTGGGGAGGGACCCTGTGTTCTCAGGACTCTGGTGCCAGCAGACTGGGGGGAAGTTTGACACCAGCCCAGGAGGCCACTTGGGCCACAGCATCCAGCAGACACAACGCTCGGCTGCTGGGCCCGGGGTCGCTGTCCCAAGCTTCCTTCCCTGACAGCAAGACTTGGGAAAGTCGAGGGGGCTTCCTTGCCAAACTGAACACAGTTCATTTTGGGAATGTTCTTTCAGGCGGGGAGGGGGCACGGCCCAGGGCTGCCCTGCCAGCCTAGCGTGCAGCTGCCCCAGGCCCCATGTGGTGAAGTCCAGAACTCGGGGGGTGCTGCGTGGCGCCCCTGGAAAGCTCTGCGTGGTGCCGACAGGGCCCTATACTCGGCCAGCGAGCCTGCCTGCCGGGCTGCCTCTTCCAGACCGGCGGTGGCCTGAGGGTAGGGGCAGGGGTCCCTCCTGCTGCCTTGCACCAGTGCCCGGTGGGCGTGTGTGCAGCACTGCTGTGGGGCCGGGCCTGCCCTGGGTGATGAGTCGGGCAGGGTGTACGCGTCCCTGGACACGACTCGTACTCAGCTGCGTCTGACACCGGGCCCTGGGGGACCCCTCGCAACCTGCCAACGGGAACTTCTGTGTTGCTCACAGGTCTCCGAGCCCCCGGCCTCCGTAAGAAAAGCAGACGACGCCCCCTCCCAGCACCCCACACCCTCCGAGAAGGACAAGCAGTCTGGCTGGCTGCGGACTCTGGCCGGCTCCTCCAGCAAGGTGCCGTGTGGCCCGGGCGTGCGGGGCGGGCGCGCGGGGCGGCCTGGGGCCCAGCCTCTGACGGCGCCTCTCTCCCGACAGAGCCTGGGCTGCATCCACCCTCGCCAGCGCCTCTCTGCCTTCCGACCCTGGTCCCCTGCGGTTTCTGCGAGTGACAAAGAGCTCTCCCCACACCTCCCAGCCCTGATTCGAGACAGGTGAGTACCCGCCAACTCTGATGGGCATGTCTGCGTCCCAGCTCAGCCTGACCCTGCTGTGGGGCCCCGAACCAGTCGGGGAAGCAGGTTCCCGCTTTAATCATCACTGAGCTCGACGGGCACATGGTCTGGAGGCTGTGTGTCAGATCCCCAGCCCCCCGGTTGAGGCAGCTGCAGAAGTGCTGGTTCTTTGAtggcatggggggtggggggggacgcTAGGATTTTCTGTGGCGTCTGGAGTTGGCCGCGCGCTCTACGTTGGCTGTGGCCTGTCCCACGTATGGTGGCTGGTCGCCGTGTTGCAGCTCCCCCAGGGCCCCGGGCTGTAGTGTCTGCTCCCTTGCACGGTCCATGGGAGCCGGGGCCGCGATGGGGGGTGGTGTGCAGCGGAGGTGCGGAGACGTGCAGGGGCACAGGGGCGGGGCGAGGGGCTGCGAGGGGCAGATGCCGAGGCCCCGATGCCCGCCACACCCCTGCAGCTTTTACTCCTACAAGAGTTTTGAGACGGGCGTGGCCCCCAACGTGGCCCTAGCACCGCCAGCCCAGCACAAGGTGGCGAGCAGCCCGCCCTGCGCCACGGTCGTCTCCCGAGCCCCCGAGCCCGTCACCAGCTGCGTCCAGCCTCGGAAGCGGAAGCTGACAGTGGACACCCCTGGAGCCCCGGAGACGCCGGCACCCGGGCCTGCCCCCGAGGAGGAGAAGGACTCGGAGGccgaggtggaggtggagggaagagaggagtgtGAGTGCGGCTGCAAACCTGCCCTGGGGCGGCGGGGGCGCCCGCCCGTTCTTCCGGGGGCGGCCCCTGCTGACCCGCGCCCCCGCCGCCTGCCTTGCAGTCACCTCCTCGCTGTCCTCGCTGTCCTCCCCGTCCTTTACCTCATCCGGCTCCGCCAAGGACCTGAGCTCCCCGGGCCTGCTCGCCCTGCCTGCGGCGCCCGGCGCCCCCGATGCCGCGGCCCCCGCCGACGCCCCGAGCAGCGGGCTGGAGGCCGAGCTGGAGCATCTGCGGCAGGCCCTGGAGGGCGGCCTGGACACCAAGGAAGCCAAAGAGAAGTTCCTGCACGAGGTGGTGAAGATGCGCGTGAAGCAGGAGGAGAAGCTGAGCGCCGCGCTGCAGGCCAAGCGCAGCCTCCACCaggtggggcgggcgggggccggCGGGGGCACGAGTGTGCGGGGAAGGAGCGGGCGCTGCCCCGCCGGCCCCTTGCGCGCCGGTTCCGGGCCGCTCCACCCGGGACTGCTTCCTTTCCCGGCGGGGGCTGGAGGCCCTGCGGTTGTGCCATCGGCCCCCTGGTCGCCTTGTGCGCCACCTTGTGGGGGGCGGGGCTGTCACCCCAGGGCTCAGCTGCATTCACACCTCAGCCGGCGTCTGACACGTGGCCCCAGCACAGCACAGCCCTGCCAGCCCCGAGAGCCCCATTTCCACCACTCTCTCAGAAACCCGCACCAGTTCCCTGGTTCTGGTTGGAGGTGTGGCTCCCCACATGCATCTTCATGAGCGTGTTGGGGGCCGGGGCTGAGACCCCGAAAAGGGCCGCCGCCTCTCCTTCTGGCTGCGTAGGGTCCCCGGGGCCCCCAGATGGCACCGTGCCTGGGGGAGCCCCCTCCCCCGGCCGCAGGGACTCCCCCGGGCTGTGCACGGTGGGCACCGGAGGGCCGGGGCCGGAGAGGCCTGGCGTGAGGGCGCCCCTGAGCTGGCGCCCTCGCCCCAGGAGCTGGAGTTCCTGCGCGTGGCCAAGAAGGAGAAGCTGCGGGAGGCCACGGAGGCCAAGCGCAGCCTTCGGAAGGAGATCGAGCGGCTCCGGGCTGAGAATGAGAAGAAGATGAAGGAGGCCAACGAGGCGCGGCTCCGCCTGAAGCGGGAACTGGAGCAGGCGCGGCAGGCGCGCGTGTGCGACAAGGGCTGTGAGGCCGGCCGCCTGCGGGCCAAGTACTCGGCCCAGGTATGTGGGCTGTCCGGCCGGGGAGGACACGTGCACCGTCCATCAGCATCTCAGGGTCCCTCCCCTCCTCGCGGGGCCGCCCCGGGCGTGGGGAGCCTGCAGGCCGACCTGGCCCTGCTGGGCTTTGGGGTCCTCCTTCCACGGGGGTGTCCTGGCCCCAGGCTCTCCTCACCTCCTGTCCTGGGGGGAGGACCGCACCCATACCCGCACCCTCACCCTCACGCACTGTTAAAAGTCTCAGCCTGTCCCAGTTGGCCACCCTGCCTGGCCTGGGGTCGGGAGACGGGGTCCCGTCTCACGGCCATCTCCGGGGCCCGGGCCAGGGCCCAGGAGGCTGAGAGGTGCTCCGAGGCCTCCGCACTCGGGGCTCGGGTAGTTCCCCAACTCGGGGTCTCCGCGGGCAGGGTTGGTGCTGCCCGGGAagctcccccaggccctgccaggcTCACCAGCCCGGGTCCAGTGGGCGGcgggcggggcgagcctgtgatGGGCCGGAGGGTCAGGCCGGGGCCGGGGCGGCGGCCAGGTGGGGAGCGGGCCCGGCTAACGCGGGGCGTCCCCTTCCAGATCGAGGACCTGCAGGTGAAGCTGCAGCACGCGGAGGCCGATCGCGAGCAGCTGCGGGCTGACCTCCTGCGGGAGCGGGAGGCCCGGGAGCACCTGGAGAAGGTGGTGAAGGGGCTGCAGGAGCAGCTGTGGCCACGGCCCCGCTCTGAGGCCACGGGCGGCGAGAGCACGGCTGAGCTGGAGCCCTAGCCGGACCCACTGTCTGCTGCGCGGGGCGGACGCCGCAgggtgggcgggcgggcgggcaggtgggcggcggggctgggggctccgTGCCGGCGGGgccgctccccaccccccaccccggcccccccAGCCCCGGTCCATATAGCACAACGTCTTACTGTGCCTAGAACCAAGCAAGTGTTTGGAACCACATACTTTTGGAATCCACTGCAAAATTTTCTACTGGCCAAGGTCAAGCAAGCACGCCGGTCCCCACCTGCAGCCGGCGTCGAGGCCAGCTCGGTAGCTGCAGCTGGCGCTCCGCTTGCCGGATCGTTCTAACATTTACACTTTTGTGATAAGCTATTTAAAACCCATAAGGAGACTTGATATTCAAAGAAATCAACATGTTTTTTAATGACTAACTTTTAAAAGCCCCACCCACACGTGACGCCACCTGAGGACCCGCAAGGGAGCCAGGGTGGCAGCCGCCCTGCCCCTCGAAGCCATCACAGCTCATCCCGCGCCCGCGGCCGCGTGACAACACAAAGGGTTTTTCTCCAGAGTCTATTTTTTCAGCCACAAGGAACCCCGTCTCCTGTGCTGCCACCGGGAAGGGCACGGAGAGCACCGCGCAGGCACGATGAGCTGGAACACTGCCGCCTTACCCGCCCGCCGCTCCGGCCCGCCTTCCACAGGTGTGTCCGCAGGTGTGCTTGGAGGCGACGGGAGATGGGTCCGCGCTGGCTGGGCACACGCGCCCTCGACCAGGCAACCCTCTCAATTCGGCAAACGTTGCTCCTTCTGTTTGGGGACTGAGGCTGCAGCATTGGAACAAAACACAGCATTATTTCACTTCTTGTTTGTTCGTTCATTTAAACGTATATTTAGAACTGCACTTTGTCAAAaatcttcccttctctttttattcCCCAGTTAACTGAGGTTTTTACTTTCAAATACTGCAAACCGATTTATAGAGCATTCACATCCTAAGTGCTCAAGTGTTTAGAAACCCCTCTGGTGCTTGGTTGAACAAGGGAATCACACGAAAACGAAAATGCAAAAACTGAACTTCGGGGGGTAGTTCTGTGCCTTCCAGCATCTTGTACAGCAAACCCTGACTTGTCTTTTTACCCCCAAAATATGTCTTCAGTAGCTATTGAATCTGCCACTATCACAATGAGTTACTTGCATTTATTCCAAATAATCTCGTTTACTCTCAACTGTATGCGGATTGTATAAGGTTTCTTATGCCCAAGCTTGAAAAATGATTTCCCAGTAGACGAGGTGGCTGCCCGTCCTAAAATCATGGTATTTATTTACATGGAGAGATCTTACTAGAACCCTCTGCCCGACTCCGTTCCAGCACCCCGGCAGCTGCGAGCGTGGCCGGGGGTGGTGCCGCAACCGCCGAGTGGAGCGGAGACCGGGTGACGGCATCGTCGGTGGGGTTTTGCCCTTGGTTTACTGGGTGGGGGCCGGGTGCTGCCGGCCTCCCTTCTAAAGTGCAATGCAAAAGGGACATCGTGTATATGCAGCGTttgtttggttgttgttgtttgttttttgtttcttttttgttttttaatttttttgcttctgtttttctttgcagTTATTAAATCTGTATGCATGGAATTTAAAACCTCTGCCATACGTATATCCACCGATGGGCATTATTACCGTGTCGTGTAGAGGGTCGGTTGTGTCACGCAACACTCAGAATGCTGTGTTTAGCTTTGTTTTTCCAGAGTTGTGTTTTTGCGGTCATTTCTTCAAGGGAAAGTAAATGATGTAGTTGGAGCAAAGCGTGAAGCGTGTGTCAGTGTGCTTCTGTGCGGCTGTGCTCTGTTGCCAAGTCTGAAAATCCGTAGTGAGACCGCAGGGCCCCCGGGACCCGCCCGAGGCCACCTGCTTTGCTCCGTTTACTTTCTGAGTTTTTAGGCTCCAGAGGGAGATACATTTTTCCAAGTTGCGAGTGGGGGCCGCTGCGCCTCCTTGCCCGCGCTCTGTCCCCTCCGGTCACCCGCACGTCTCGGCCATCGGGTCTACGCCGCCACTGTCCGGCTTGGTCCCCAGATGTCGGGAAGAGCTGGAGGTGGGGTGGTGGACTCAGGC belongs to Pseudorca crassidens isolate mPseCra1 chromosome 2, mPseCra1.hap1, whole genome shotgun sequence and includes:
- the SKI gene encoding ski oncogene, which translates into the protein MEAAAGGRGGFQPHPGLQKTLEQFHLSSMSSLGGPAAFSARWAQEAYKKESSKEAGAAAVPAPVPAAAEPPPVLHLPAIQPPPPVLPGPFFMPSDRSTERCETVLEGETISCFVVGGEKRLCLPQILNSVLRDFSLQQINSVCDELHIYCSRCTADQLEILKVMGILPFSAPSCGLITKTDAERLCNALLYGGAYPPPCKKELAASLALGLELSERSVRVYHECFGKCKGLLVPELYNSPSAACIQCLDCRLMYPPHKFVVHSHKALENRTCHWGFDSANWRAYILLSQDYTGKEEQARLGRCLDDVKEKFDYGNKYKRRVPRVSEPPASVRKADDAPSQHPTPSEKDKQSGWLRTLAGSSSKSLGCIHPRQRLSAFRPWSPAVSASDKELSPHLPALIRDSFYSYKSFETGVAPNVALAPPAQHKVASSPPCATVVSRAPEPVTSCVQPRKRKLTVDTPGAPETPAPGPAPEEEKDSEAEVEVEGREEFTSSLSSLSSPSFTSSGSAKDLSSPGLLALPAAPGAPDAAAPADAPSSGLEAELEHLRQALEGGLDTKEAKEKFLHEVVKMRVKQEEKLSAALQAKRSLHQELEFLRVAKKEKLREATEAKRSLRKEIERLRAENEKKMKEANEARLRLKRELEQARQARVCDKGCEAGRLRAKYSAQIEDLQVKLQHAEADREQLRADLLREREAREHLEKVVKGLQEQLWPRPRSEATGGESTAELEP